In one window of Nocardia brasiliensis DNA:
- a CDS encoding carboxymuconolactone decarboxylase family protein, which translates to MRPRISPGRIRELGPVNWVVWRVLSRAAGTTDAHLFSTLGRTKGLFRGWLHYSGKLMPGGRLPRHESELVIIRVAHLRGCEYEMDHHIRLGKRAGVTPEILERLRTGPDAPDWSAKHRALLAAVDQLVHTRDLDDAHWSALAEHYDERSLIEIVLLVNQYEGLAATITALRIQRDGV; encoded by the coding sequence CTGCGACCACGTATTTCCCCCGGCCGGATACGCGAACTCGGCCCGGTCAACTGGGTGGTCTGGCGGGTACTGTCCCGGGCCGCGGGCACCACGGACGCGCACCTGTTCAGCACCCTCGGCCGGACCAAGGGGCTGTTCCGTGGCTGGCTGCACTATTCGGGCAAGCTCATGCCGGGCGGCAGGCTGCCCAGGCACGAATCGGAGCTGGTGATCATCCGGGTCGCGCACCTGCGGGGGTGCGAGTACGAGATGGACCATCACATCCGGCTCGGCAAACGCGCGGGCGTGACCCCGGAGATCCTCGAGCGGCTGCGCACCGGCCCGGACGCGCCCGACTGGTCCGCCAAGCACCGCGCCCTGCTCGCCGCGGTCGATCAGCTGGTGCACACCCGTGACCTCGACGACGCCCACTGGAGCGCACTCGCCGAACACTACGACGAGCGCAGCCTGATCGAAATCGTCCTGCTCGTAAACCAATACGAGGGTCTTGCCGCCACCATCACCGCGCTCCGCATCCAACGCGACGGCGTCTAG
- the urtD gene encoding urea ABC transporter ATP-binding protein UrtD yields MTTPPLPGATASMSREYLEIRGLSVSFDGFQAVTDVDLTVLQGDLRFLIGPNGAGKTTLIDAITGLVSATGSAQKTGVELLGKKVHQIARLGVGRTFQTASVFEQLSVLQNLDIAAGAGRSVRTMLRRRRSVLPRIEEAMELTGLGGLRDRPAGVLAHGQKQWLEIGMLLVQHASVLLLDEPVAGMSAEEREETGNLLRRIGGDRVIVVVEHDMDFMRAFASSVTVLAGGQVLSEGTVAQVQADPLVQQVYLGTAAAIGSDLEEVAAAHDHASNKESA; encoded by the coding sequence ATGACCACGCCGCCGCTGCCCGGCGCCACCGCGAGCATGTCCCGTGAATACCTCGAAATCCGCGGTCTCTCGGTGAGTTTCGACGGATTCCAAGCGGTGACCGACGTCGATCTGACTGTGCTGCAAGGTGATCTGCGCTTCCTGATCGGCCCCAACGGGGCCGGGAAGACAACGCTCATCGACGCGATCACCGGTTTGGTGAGTGCCACCGGATCGGCGCAGAAGACCGGCGTCGAATTGCTCGGCAAGAAGGTGCATCAGATCGCCAGGCTCGGCGTCGGGCGCACCTTCCAGACCGCCAGCGTGTTCGAACAGCTCAGTGTCCTGCAGAATCTCGACATCGCCGCCGGCGCGGGGCGTTCCGTGCGCACCATGCTGCGCCGCCGCCGGTCGGTGCTGCCGCGCATCGAGGAGGCCATGGAGCTCACCGGCCTCGGCGGCCTGCGTGACCGGCCCGCGGGCGTGCTCGCGCACGGCCAGAAGCAGTGGCTCGAGATCGGCATGCTGCTGGTGCAGCACGCGTCGGTGCTGCTGCTCGACGAACCGGTCGCGGGCATGAGTGCCGAGGAACGCGAGGAAACCGGAAACCTGTTGCGCCGCATCGGCGGCGACCGGGTCATCGTGGTGGTCGAGCACGACATGGACTTCATGCGGGCCTTCGCGAGCTCGGTGACCGTGCTCGCGGGCGGACAGGTGCTCAGCGAGGGCACCGTGGCACAGGTGCAGGCCGATCCGCTGGTGCAGCAGGTCTATCTCGGCACCGCCGCGGCGATCGGCTCCGACCTCGAAGAGGTTGCCGCCGCACACGATCACGCCTCGAACAAGGAGTCCGCCTGA
- the urtE gene encoding urea ABC transporter ATP-binding subunit UrtE, with amino-acid sequence MLELVDLHSGYGRTEVIHGVSVTVPDDSVVAVLGHNGAGKTTLLRTAVGLIGTWSGQIRFDGEVLTKLSPSRRVRRGIAYVPQGQQSFPQLTTAENLQVVADGRKRGKASIDEALDLFPALRELLPRKAGLLSGGQRQQLAIARALITEPKLLILDEPTEGIQPSVVAEIERTIVDLTRRGGLSVLLVEQHIGFALQAAQRCYILQAGRVTATGAGGAAAADAVRTAMAI; translated from the coding sequence ATGCTCGAGCTCGTCGACCTCCATTCCGGCTACGGTCGCACCGAGGTGATCCACGGTGTCTCGGTGACGGTTCCGGACGACAGCGTCGTCGCCGTGCTCGGCCACAACGGCGCGGGCAAGACCACCCTGCTGCGCACGGCGGTCGGGCTGATCGGCACCTGGTCGGGTCAGATCCGATTCGACGGCGAGGTGCTCACCAAACTGTCGCCGTCGCGGCGGGTGCGCCGCGGCATCGCGTATGTGCCACAGGGACAACAGAGTTTCCCGCAGTTGACCACCGCGGAGAACCTGCAGGTGGTCGCCGACGGACGCAAGCGCGGCAAGGCCTCGATCGACGAGGCGCTCGATCTGTTCCCCGCACTGCGGGAGCTGTTGCCGCGCAAGGCCGGGCTGCTCTCCGGCGGGCAGCGACAGCAGCTGGCGATCGCCCGTGCGCTGATCACCGAGCCCAAGCTGCTCATCCTCGACGAACCCACCGAGGGCATCCAGCCGTCCGTGGTCGCCGAGATCGAGCGCACCATCGTCGATCTGACCCGGCGCGGCGGGTTGAGCGTGCTACTGGTGGAGCAGCACATCGGCTTCGCTTTGCAAGCGGCACAACGCTGCTACATCCTGCAGGCGGGCCGCGTCACCGCCACGGGTGCGGGCGGCGCCGCCGCGGCGGACGCGGTACGGACGGCGATGGCGATCTGA
- the urtC gene encoding urea ABC transporter permease subunit UrtC yields MTKATRRWREHSTWTALGGFGIAAILLFAVAPAVLSDFRLNLLAKFLCFAIVAVGIGLAWGRGGMLTLGQGVFFGLGAYLMAMHLQLADAARLGNGVPEFMEIAGIAELPAFWQPFASAPVTLLAIAVLPALVAAVLGYGVFKRRVKGAYFAILSQALAAALAILLTGQQAIGGFTGLSDFRALFGFKLADPANRRMLFFLAAGTLLVVVALARQLMHSRYGELLVAVRDQEERVRFLGYDPANVKIVAYVVAAFFAGIAGALFTPIVGIISPADIGVVPSIAFLIGVAIGGRTTLLGPVLGAIGVAWAQTALSEQFPSGWTYLQGVLFIMVIGFVPAGLAGAWPLLKGLLDNRSRRAAPTTPLPEPVRAEAR; encoded by the coding sequence ATGACCAAGGCGACACGCCGGTGGCGCGAGCACTCCACCTGGACCGCCCTCGGCGGCTTCGGGATCGCAGCGATCCTGTTGTTCGCGGTCGCTCCCGCGGTGCTCAGCGACTTCCGCCTGAATCTGCTCGCGAAATTCCTGTGCTTCGCCATCGTGGCCGTCGGCATCGGATTGGCGTGGGGCCGAGGGGGAATGCTCACGCTCGGGCAGGGTGTGTTCTTCGGCCTCGGCGCCTACCTCATGGCGATGCATCTGCAACTGGCCGACGCGGCCCGGCTCGGCAACGGGGTGCCCGAGTTCATGGAGATCGCCGGCATCGCTGAACTACCCGCGTTCTGGCAGCCTTTCGCGTCCGCACCGGTCACGCTGCTCGCCATCGCGGTACTGCCCGCGCTGGTCGCGGCGGTGCTCGGCTACGGCGTCTTCAAGCGCAGGGTCAAGGGCGCGTACTTCGCCATTCTGAGCCAGGCGCTGGCCGCGGCGCTGGCGATCCTGCTGACCGGGCAGCAGGCCATCGGCGGCTTCACCGGGTTGTCGGACTTCCGGGCGTTATTCGGCTTCAAGCTCGCCGACCCGGCGAATCGGCGGATGCTGTTCTTCCTCGCGGCGGGCACGCTGCTCGTGGTGGTGGCGCTGGCGCGGCAGCTGATGCACAGCCGCTACGGGGAACTGCTTGTCGCGGTGCGGGATCAGGAGGAGCGGGTGCGCTTCCTCGGCTACGACCCGGCCAACGTGAAGATCGTCGCGTACGTGGTCGCGGCGTTCTTCGCCGGCATCGCCGGTGCGCTGTTCACCCCGATCGTCGGCATCATCTCGCCCGCCGACATCGGCGTCGTGCCCTCCATCGCGTTCCTGATCGGCGTCGCGATCGGCGGGCGGACCACGCTGCTCGGTCCGGTGCTCGGCGCGATCGGGGTGGCGTGGGCGCAGACGGCGTTGTCCGAGCAGTTCCCGTCCGGGTGGACCTATCTGCAAGGGGTGTTGTTCATCATGGTGATCGGTTTCGTTCCAGCCGGCTTGGCGGGCGCTTGGCCGCTACTGAAAGGGCTGCTGGACAATAGATCTCGACGTGCTGCCCCGACAACGCCGCTGCCGGAACCGGTGCGAGCGGAGGCGCGATGA
- a CDS encoding NERD domain-containing protein, whose product MLVRVRPGAQLSGAEQEFVECLRSYPSPALAMVDLPVAERRIDAVVWTPRGLTVLEVRGFQRRQSGILNLSVDGPWKISDAEAALDDRPGRPSDRLENAMVAVKHTLERALLDAGHVCGAVVLVPFRGAVVRPSRTNLRPGLDVVVGNVSDATELRIYLEGFSAGPRRWTADRVIGDCAALGLGDLTPSRAELVAAGFEQVAQESPSVIPRPPKPRAEPTPGVATKRQSYAGWGVVALALVGMVVVLGVIANSLVHDSSQPHPVTSTTSPTPSPPPYQPKSCFPFQTDC is encoded by the coding sequence ATGCTGGTGAGGGTCAGGCCCGGGGCGCAGCTCTCCGGTGCCGAACAAGAATTCGTCGAATGCCTGCGGTCGTATCCGTCGCCCGCCCTCGCCATGGTCGATCTACCGGTCGCCGAGCGGCGCATCGATGCGGTGGTCTGGACGCCGCGCGGGCTCACCGTGCTGGAGGTCAGGGGCTTCCAGCGCAGGCAGAGCGGCATCCTCAACCTGTCCGTCGACGGCCCGTGGAAGATCAGCGACGCCGAGGCCGCCCTGGACGATCGGCCCGGCCGCCCGTCCGACCGGCTGGAGAACGCCATGGTCGCGGTGAAGCACACGCTGGAGCGGGCGCTGCTCGACGCGGGGCATGTCTGCGGCGCGGTGGTGCTGGTGCCGTTCCGCGGCGCGGTGGTCCGGCCCTCGCGCACCAACCTGCGGCCCGGTCTGGACGTGGTCGTCGGCAATGTCTCCGACGCCACCGAACTGCGCATCTACCTCGAAGGCTTCTCCGCGGGCCCGCGACGCTGGACCGCCGATCGGGTGATCGGCGACTGCGCCGCGCTCGGGCTCGGGGACCTGACCCCGTCGCGCGCGGAGCTGGTCGCCGCGGGCTTCGAGCAGGTGGCCCAGGAATCCCCGAGCGTCATCCCGCGCCCGCCCAAGCCGCGGGCCGAGCCGACGCCGGGCGTCGCGACCAAGCGGCAGTCCTACGCGGGCTGGGGCGTCGTCGCACTGGCGCTGGTTGGCATGGTCGTGGTGCTCGGCGTGATCGCCAATTCGCTGGTGCACGACTCGTCGCAGCCGCACCCGGTGACCAGCACCACCAGTCCGACGCCGTCGCCGCCGCCGTACCAGCCGAAGTCCTGCTTTCCGTTCCAGACGGACTGCTGA